One stretch of Kwoniella pini CBS 10737 chromosome 3, complete sequence DNA includes these proteins:
- a CDS encoding histone acetyltransferase type B catalytic subunit — protein MSEDLAEWLSDSNEVLNLQFVRDPEDEDVLQYQEQQAIEPFNPSFTYPIFGEHEKIFGYKGLDIQLKFASGSLRQYLSINYDSKITSTATPADEIEGTLYKFIPPDYTKSDLDFKRLVEKDAENFKPLGDKIGSYVRPPATTKGKSKGKAKAKGSQVEGEFKEDDEGAVVFEMYKSNWNTPGFREYHRRMQLFILLFIEGGSYVHEDEDSWEFITLYERRKRPNSEIHTYHFVGYTSVYPFWCYPDQVRLRLSQFVILPPYQNQGHGSKLYSTLFSTMLSRSEVAELTVEDPAEAFEDLRDRNDLRFLIKQDIISDPLFNIVGLGNDKDKINQRIEWEKNIRKKYKIAKRQFDRLLEMLLLKELNQLNENQVKQYRLHVKARLFRFNYEMLSQMTPQERKDALAKTYESVIEDYERILEMTFH, from the exons ATGTCTGAAGATCTAGCTGAGTGGTTGAGTGATTCTAACGAGGTATTAAATCTGCAATTTG TCAGGGATCctgaggatgaagatgtactTCAATACCAAGAACAACAAGCTATTGAACCATTTAACCCTTCGTTCACGTATCCTATATTCGGTGAACATGAGAAGATATTTGGGTATAAAGGATTAGATATACAG TTAAAATTCGCTTCAGGTTCTTTACGTCAATATTTATCGATAAATTACGATTCCAAAATAACATCAACAGCTACACCAGCAGATGAGATAGAAGGAACTTTATATAAATTTATTCCTCCAGATTATACCAAGTCGGATTTGGACTTTAAACGATTAGTAGAGAAAGATGCAGAGAATTTTAAACCTCTTGGGGATAAGATAGGTTCATATGTTAGACCACCTGCAACGACGAAAGGGAAATCCAAGGGCAAAGCTAAGGCTAAAGGATCCCAGGTTGAAGGAGAATTcaaagaggatgatgaaggtgcGGTTGTATTTGAGATGTATAAA TCAAATTGGAATACACCTGGATTTAGGGAATATCACAGGAGGATGCAGTTGTTCATCTTACTGTTCATAGAAGGAGGAAGTTATGTTCAT gaagatgaagactCTTGGGAATTCATAACGCTGTACGAAAGACGAAAACGTCCTAACAGCGAAATACATACGTATCACTTTGTAGGATATACATCAGTTTATCCATTCTGGTGTTATCCAGATCAAGTACGATTGAGATTAAGTCAATTTGTGATTTTACCGccatatcaaaatcaaggtCATGGAT ctaaattatATTCAACACTTTTTTCAACAATGTTATCTCGTTCTGAAGTTGCAGAATTAACAGTAGAAGATCCAGCAGAagcatttgaagatttaagagatagaaatgatttaagatttttaattaaacAAGATATAATTTCTGATCCATTATTTAATATTGTTGGATTaggaaatgataaagataaaataaatcaaagaatagaatgggaaaagaatattagaaaaaaatataaaattgcAAAAAGGCAATTTGATAGATTATTAGAAATGCttttattaaaagaattaaatcaattaaatgaaaatcaagttAAACAATATAGATTACATGTTAAAGCTCGATTATTTAGGTTTAATTAT GAAATGTTATCACAGATGACACCTCAAGAACGTAAAGATGCTTTAGCAAAAACTTATGAAAGTGTAATTGAAGATTATGAAAGGATATTAGAGATGACATTTCATTAG